The Scomber scombrus chromosome 22, fScoSco1.1, whole genome shotgun sequence genome has a window encoding:
- the nampt1 gene encoding nicotinamide phosphoribosyltransferase, with translation MEHRDPDFNILLATDSYKVTHYKQYPPNTSKVYSYFECREKRTDPSKNRKVKYDKTVFYGLQYILHKYLKGKVVTPEKIQEAKEVYREHFQDDVFNVKGWTYILEKYNGHLPIEIKAVPEGSVIPRGNVLFTVESTDPECYWLTNWVETILVQIWYPITVATNSREQKKILAKYLLETSGNLERLEYKLHDFGYRGVSSQETAGIGASAHLVNFKGTDTVAGIGVIKKYYGTKDPVPGFSVPAAEHSTITAWGKDHEKDAFEHIIKQFPSVPVSIVSDSYDIYNACEKIWGEDLRGLIESRSADAPLVVRPDSGNPLDTVLKVLEILGKKFNAKENSKGYKVLPPYIRVIQGDGVDINTLQEIVEGMKQHRWSIENIAFGSGGALLQKLTRDLLNCSFKCSYVVTNGLGVNVFKDPVADPNKRSKKGRLSLHRTQSGDFVTLEEGKGDLEEYGVDLLHTVFQNGKIVKTYTFDDVRDNAKLKESELEELLH, from the exons ATGGAGCACAGAGACCCGGACTTCAACATATTGCTAGCGACGGATTCATACAAG gtaacacattacaaacaataCCCTCCCAACACAAGTAAAGTGTACTCCTACTTCGAGTGTCGTGAGAAGAGGACCGATCccagcaaaaacagaaaagtcaaaTATGACAAAACTGTCTTCTACGGCCTACAGTACATCCTCCATAAATACCTAAAAG GAAAGGTAGTGACCCCAGAGAAGATCCAGGAGGCAAAGGAGGTATACAGAGAACACTTCCaagatgatgtttttaatgtgaagggATGGACTTACATTTTGGAG AAATACAATGGACACCTGCCTATTGAAATCAAGGCGGTGCCAGAGGGGAGCGTCATTCCCAGAGGCAATGTTTTGTTCACAGTGGAGAGCACAGACCCTGAATGCTACTGGCTCACCAACTGGGTGGAG ACCATCCTGGTGCAGATCTGGTACCCCATCACAGTGGCGACCAACTCCAGAGAGCAGAAGAAGATCCTCGCCAAGTACCTCCTAGAAACTTCTGGGAACTTGGAACGACTAGAGTATAAACTCCATGACTTCGGCTACAGGGGCGTCTCCTCACAAGAG ACTGCAGGTATCGGGGCCTCCGCCCATCTGGTCAACTTCAAGGGCACAGACACGGTCGCTGGCATCGGAGTCATTAAGAAGTACTATGGCACCAAGGACCCTGTGCCAGGTTTCTCCGTGCCTGCTGCAGAGCacag TACCATCACAGCATGGGGTAAGGACCATGAGAAAGATGCCTTCGAGCACATCATCAAGCAGTTTCCCAGCGTGCCCGTATCCATAGTCAGCGACAGCTATGACATCTACAACGCCTGTGAGAAGATCTGGGGCGAAGACCTCCGGGGGCTGATCGAGTCACGCAGCGCAGACGCCCCACTGGTTGTCCGACCAGACTCAGGAAACCCGCTTGATACGGTTCTGAAG GTTTTGGAGATCCTTGGTAAGAAGTTTAATGCAAAGGAGAACTCTAAAGGTTATAAAGTGCTCCCTCCTTACATTAGAGTCATACAAGGAGACGGAGTGGATATCAACACACTGCAAGAG ATTGTGGAGGGTATGAAGCAACACAGGTGGTCCATTGAGAACATTGCCTTTGGCTCTGGAGGGGCTCTGCTGCAGAAACTGACCAGAGATCTGCTCAACTGCTCCTTCAAATGCAGCTACGTGGTCACTAACGGCTTGGGG GTGAATGTGTTCAAGGATCCAGTGGCAGACCCCAACAAGAGGTCAAAGAAAGGCCGCCTGTCTCTGCACCGGACTCAGAGTGGAGACTTTGTGACCCTGGAAGAGGGCAAAGGCGACCTGGAGGAGTATGGCGTG GACCTGTTGCACACAGTCTTTCAGAACGGGAAGATTGTGAAAACGTACACATTCGACGATGTCAGAGACAATGCTAAGCTCAAAGAGAGTGAGCTTGAAGAGCTGCTGCACTGA